In Daphnia pulicaria isolate SC F1-1A chromosome 9, SC_F0-13Bv2, whole genome shotgun sequence, the genomic stretch TTAGTGAGCAGAGCGGTACATTTCGAGATGGCGTATTTCTTGGACACCTCCTCGTTTTTGCTAGCCTTTTGGAGGTTTGCACGCCGAAGAATCCGGCCGGACGTGATCTACTCCGACAACGGTACGAACCTCACATCCGGCGAAAAGGAGTTGAAAGCTGGATTAGACCGTCTTAACCAAACCGCCATTGCAAACGAGTTAGGCGCTCAAAACATCGAGTGGATTTTTTCACCGCCTTCAGCCCCTCATTTCGGCGGAGTGTGGGAGAGTCTAATCAAGTCAGCCAAAGACTCGTTGTCCTTTATTCTTCAAGATCATACATTCCCGGATGAAGTCCTCCTCTCCGCCTTGATCGAAGTAGAATCGATAATGAACGACCGTCCGATCGGCCGTTGTTCAACGGATCCCAACGATTTCTCCGTCCTCACCCCGAATCACCTTTTGTTAGCTCGCGCTAACCCCAGCCTCCCAGCAGACGTCGTGTATGAGTCAAGTCCAAATTCCAGACAGCGATGGCGAAACGCCCAAATCATCGCCGACCACTTCTGGCGAAGGTGGACCGCAGAAGTGTTGCCCTCCcttctaaaaagaaagaagtggTACGTCGATCGTCGCCACATTCAAGTTGGAGATTTGGTCCTCATCGTTGATCAAAACGTCACCAGGGGTAGGTGGCCCGTCAGTTACGTCGATGAAGTCTACCCAGGAAAGGATGGAATTCCCCGCTCAGCCCTAGTACGAAACAAGGACGGAGTTTATCATCGCCCCGTCTCCAAGCTGTGCGTCGTGGAAGAGAGCAACTTATTAATTTCCGACGCCAGCGGAAATGATGCCGGCGATGTTCCCGCCAGCACAGCCCCAAACGGATAATTCAGAAACCGAAGTCTGTTTTTCCCTCTGATAGATGTCATTTCAAATCCTTTGTTTACCcttccctttctctctcttgctgaAAGGTGCTCTTGGGCAAAACGAGGCAGTTACGTGGCTACACTCTCGCAGAGACTAGCTAACAGCTCCCTAACGTGTTAATTTTCCATATTTCGATTGATTGTGTGCTTAACGTGTACGTTGACTTAATGTGTGAATATTCTATGTAACTGTGTGAGAAGAATAGACAAAGCCAGAAGGGCGAATTAAATCTAACATTTGAGAAGTGTCTCGTCAAGGTGTTCTAGAGGGAACATTTCAAGTGTCGGAAGATCTTGTGTGTTCGTGTGTCATTCATTCGAGCTGTCGAGTTTTCAAAGGAACTTTTGAAGGTGAATCGGTCGCTGTAAAAAAAACTCCCACTCAACTGCACGGATTATATTGGTCCTCGAGATGAGCAGCACTGGGATAAGCTGACCAGGTTGATTGACAACCACGACCACGTCGTTCAGTACCGCCTGCATGTTCAAGACAATATCCGGTATGATTTCCAAGTACAGTCAGTTTCGTTTAATTTACAATTGTGTGTTTTGATTAGATACCTCGTGATGCAACTTTGTCAGGGATCATTACTGGATTATTGCCGCGGAACACTCGACGAGAGTGTTGCATCACACGTCAAGGCAACTGATGTCATGTGGCAAATCATTTGCGGCGTTGATTATCTCCATTGCCAGAAAGTCGATTATGGCGATTTAGAGTTGAAAAATGTCCTGTTTTGGAAAAATGATCCGAAATCCAGGCTGGTTGTTGTGAAACTAGCAGGATCCTACGGATGCAATAAGGTATTAATTTATTAACACATTCAGCAGTGTGATAGCGCACGTTGGCTTAATTTACCTTGATTAATGGTAGGATAACAACGCCGATCTCTTCCAACTGGGTTGTTTGTTTTACTCTGCTGCGACGAAAAGGGAAGCCGAGCCCATTGCTGGATCCATCTCTCTTGAGAGTCTGACTGAAATTGAAGATGCCAACCACAGATCCTTGGCATTAAATTTAATCAATCTTCTGATCGACGCCAGTCCAAACAGGCTTGAAATCAACACGCTATTGCTACACCCTTTATTCACTCAATGCAACGAAGATGCTCAATCGAGGTTGACCAATCAAGTGATCGGAAAAGAAATGGGTCAAGTGTGGAGAGACAGACAAAATCTACAAAAATGGCAATCTAATTTGgatcaaacaaaatttcccGATGATGAGTTCATAAAATTAGAGGAAATTGTAAGTTACGACATTTATCATCGTATGATGTTGTCATCGTGTTATCAAGGGTTTGTTATCACGAGTGTTGATATCAGAATGTTTTTGTTGTAGATTCAAACGTATAACGACACGGCCAAAATAGCGCGAGAAGCTTTCAAAACCACACCCCAGTTATTCTCCGAATATTTTTGGCATCTTGCCACATTTTCAAAAACCGTTTCGTCCAATGAAAATCAGCAAGTAAGAACATGTCAAACTAAATAGCTATTTGGTACTTAATAGATTTGACATTtcttaataataacaaaacatATTTTCGTTGTGTAGACCCAGCAGCCCATAAAGATGCCACAGGTACTGGGAAAAGGGACTTATGGCATTGTGATGAAACGTGATTACACCGACAGAAAAGGAAATAGATATCCGGCGGCGTTCAAAAAGTGCAACCGGGATTTAAGCCCTGATATGGAGAAGAAGTTTGATCAAGAAATTGAGACCCTTCGTGAACTCAAACATCTGTTTGTCGTCAAATATATTGACGTGGTGGTTGAAAACGACacagaaaagtgaaaaataacGATTAAACATATTCTAATTAGATACTCAAATTATTCTATTGATTGAGACAGGTATATTGTGATGGAGTTGTGCGAAGGATCTGTAAAAGACTACGTCGAAGGAAAGTTGGAAGGGATGCCGAAAGACTCGCTGGATGAAAAGATCCTTGTTGGACAAGTTGCTCTTGGTCTGGCCTACATTCACGATAAGGGAATCATTCACAAGGATTTGAAACTGGAAAACATTCTCCTCAAACGCCACTCACCTCGACTGGTTGTAGCCAAAATGGTCGATTTCGGATTAGCTAAAGAACTCAAACCGGGCAAAACCGAGTTCAGTGAAACTGAGCGTCCCGACACGTCAACTTACATGGCACCCGAACTACTGAATGCTCCTGATGGTGCCTATCCAGCCTCTTTCGCTAGCGACGTTTACGCTTTAGGAATTACAATTGCACGGATTGTTTTAAAAGGAGAACATCCGTACAGCTCCAACAAACTCCGTCGGCAGTTATCTATGGCCAATGGTCTAGTCCCACCAAATCTCCAAGGACTCAGCTGGGATCTGATCGATTTGATCCCCAAGTTAACCGAAAAAGATCCAGGAAAACGCCCCGACATGGTTCTGGTGTTGCGCCATCCCTATTTTGTTTTGACGAACGATAAAACTAAGAAACATTTCGTCGATCAGCTCTGGAACGGTTTGCAATCCCTTTCGCAAGAGGATCGATCAAAACAGGTCAAAAAGATATTCAGCAACCGGAATTTCCAACAGTGGTACCATGAAATTTCTGGTGTAAAGCCAGCTACTAAGTAAGAGATGGAAAAAATGGCGCAGACCTTACAACTTTTCAAAACTCTGAACCCGGATAATGTAAATATTTCTTAttcgtttgaattttaaaaaattaaaaattaaaaataaataataaacgaATAACGCATTGCGAATTTCCAGTCGGGATCTGACGCTAAAGCTGAACCCTTTTACCCAgcaaaaaaatacgaagaaGCGATTAAAGAAGCCATCACATCCGAATACGATCCCGAAGtaggaaatcaaatcaatcaggTTAGGTCTTTTTTGGGTTAAATGTTCGGCACGGAATAATATTGAACGGTTTTTTTCCTACGCATTTCAGATGAGTTTAATTAGCTCGATTCGGGGTCGTTTCTATGGCCTGTCTCGATGTCGCTTGTACAAATTGATTCAACGTTCACCGAAGCTTCTCGTTCTGTATTTCTGGTCTCATTTGCTCGACGTTGTTAACGAGTCAGTTGCTGTCGATCCTCAAACAGGAGTTCCCATGTCCCCTTCTAAAGCAAAGCATAACTCGGCCCAGTCCAAACATAAGGTTAAACATTAGGTTTCAACTTAGCCACATCTCTTATTACTGAACATGTTAATTCTATTACGTAGATTATTCCAGAGTTGGAATGGAGCAGTTTGTATTACGACAACGAGCAAGTCGTCGATGAGCTGTGGAATATCAAGTACTCGGAAAACTACGCCGATTCTCAGAAAACGACCGAGGAAATTATTGGAACCATTGCCAAGTGTAACGTTTCAGGAAGCGTGTGGTCCGACTTGTTGGAAAAGATCGGAAGTCAAAGAGGAATCTCGCTGCTCTCCGCAATTGTTGAAAGCCACTCTTCCAACGTTGTGAATTTCGTTGAAATATTCCTACAACGATTTGACGTAGCCAACCTGCCAGCACGCATTCACATACTGGTGGCTTCTAACGAAGGATACTTTGCAGCCGATATAATGCAAGTGCTGTTGAATCATGGATTAGATTCCAAGAACGCCGTCAGCAAATTAGGAATGACTCCAGTTCACTACGCGGCGCAAAATGAGTCGAGTTCAGGGCCGAAATTGATGAAGATTCTTCTTGAAAATGGGGGAGATCCAAACAGGCGTTCAACAAACCACGACAAGTCAACGCCCATCCAATTGGCAGCATCCAATCAAGGGGAATACGCGGCCGAGATTTTCAAGTTGCTGCTCGACAGGAGATGCGCATGCGATGAGCTCAGTGCTGGCCAATTCGAACCCATTCATTTCGCGACGATGAACAGCGGCGAGTCTGCGCCGGAATTGCTGGATTTGCTCCTCAAGAAGCGAGGCGTCAGTGTCGTCAACAGGGTGACTGGAATGTCGCTGGTTCACTTTACAATGTTCAACAACGGCGACGGCGGACCGATCATCGCTAAAAAGTTGTTTGAAAATGGCGCCAAACCCAACGCTCGCGACAAGAGGAAACAGACGCCACTTCACTTGGCCGCAAGAGACACCGTTGgcgaaaagaatcaaattgcAATCATGACGGTCTTTCTTCAAAACGGCGGAGACCCAAATGCCGTTGACGAATTGGGTCGAACGCCAGTCCATTACGCAGCCGCCAACGAAGGAGAGTACGCGCTGGAAAAGCTCAAACTTTTAAAGGATTACAGAGGCAATTTGGCTGCCCGTGACAAAGGTGGACTGACTCCTGTTCATTACACAATTCTAAATAAGGGAGCTTCCGGTGCGGAAATGAGGCAACTAGTTGGATACAAAAAAGGCACAAACATTCCGCTGAACAATTGCGGCGAGACGCTTCTTCATCGACTAGTCAATGGCATTCACAATCAAATTCATCTGGTTCAAACGGCACTTGAAAGTGGAGTGAATCCAAACGTCAAGGACATGTTAGGATGTTCCCCCGTTCACGACGCCGTCACAGAAATCGAATCTAGTGTCGGATTGGACATTTTAAAACTTCTACTCCAAAATGGAGGAGATGCTAATCTTCCTGACGATAAAAACCAGCAAACGCCCGTCCACTATGCGGCCTATAGTCTCAAAAAATGGGGACCTAAACAGATGGAAATTCTCCTGAGCAATGGTGGAAATGCCAACGCAATCGGCATAATAGGGTACACTCCACTTCATTTGGCCGCCATGAATAAGGGAAACTATGCTCCCAAATTGACCAGTCTTTTGCTTAAATCCAATGGGAATGCTAATGCTGTGGATAATTGCGGACGCTCACCTGTTCATGTAGCCGTACTGAATGAAAACGACGACACAAGAAACCAAATTATCAAAGAGTTACTTGAAAATGGCGGAAATGCAAATGCTCGTGACAAGGATGGAAGGACACCATTATACTACGCCATTGCTGAAAGACCAACTAATAGCTTGCTGAAAAATGTTCTAATCAATTACGGAGGAAACATGGCAGAAAGAGACAACCACGGCATGACGCCAAACCGACTTTTAATGACTAGAATGAGAAGATAATCAAATACAGCTTTCACTTTTAAACGAGTTCCAAAGTTGAACTTggaatttttgttgattttttttagaata encodes the following:
- the LOC124312903 gene encoding ankyrin-1-like — protein: MAQTLQLFKTLNPDNSGSDAKAEPFYPAKKYEEAIKEAITSEYDPEVGNQINQMSLISSIRGRFYGLSRCRLYKLIQRSPKLLVLYFWSHLLDVVNESVAVDPQTGVPMSPSKAKHNSAQSKHKIIPELEWSSLYYDNEQVVDELWNIKYSENYADSQKTTEEIIGTIAKCNVSGSVWSDLLEKIGSQRGISLLSAIVESHSSNVVNFVEIFLQRFDVANLPARIHILVASNEGYFAADIMQVLLNHGLDSKNAVSKLGMTPVHYAAQNESSSGPKLMKILLENGGDPNRRSTNHDKSTPIQLAASNQGEYAAEIFKLLLDRRCACDELSAGQFEPIHFATMNSGESAPELLDLLLKKRGVSVVNRVTGMSLVHFTMFNNGDGGPIIAKKLFENGAKPNARDKRKQTPLHLAARDTVGEKNQIAIMTVFLQNGGDPNAVDELGRTPVHYAAANEGEYALEKLKLLKDYRGNLAARDKGGLTPVHYTILNKGASGAEMRQLVGYKKGTNIPLNNCGETLLHRLVNGIHNQIHLVQTALESGVNPNVKDMLGCSPVHDAVTEIESSVGLDILKLLLQNGGDANLPDDKNQQTPVHYAAYSLKKWGPKQMEILLSNGGNANAIGIIGYTPLHLAAMNKGNYAPKLTSLLLKSNGNANAVDNCGRSPVHVAVLNENDDTRNQIIKELLENGGNANARDKDGRTPLYYAIAERPTNSLLKNVLINYGGNMAERDNHGMTPNRLLMTRMRR